In Pseudomonadota bacterium, the following proteins share a genomic window:
- a CDS encoding LysR family transcriptional regulator — protein sequence MNWATVSFDWNQVRAFLATVEEGSFSAAARALKTTQPTVGRQVEELERALGVALVTRSTRGPRLTEAGRDLFDHVRAMGDAATLISMAAEGHSQDVSGEVAITASDLVAVGILPTVLAPLRESSPGIRLRI from the coding sequence ATGAACTGGGCGACTGTCTCGTTTGACTGGAACCAAGTGCGTGCGTTTCTCGCGACCGTAGAGGAGGGGTCGTTTAGCGCGGCGGCGCGGGCGCTCAAGACTACTCAGCCGACCGTGGGTCGACAGGTCGAGGAGTTGGAGCGTGCGCTTGGCGTCGCGCTTGTTACTCGCAGCACAAGGGGGCCACGATTGACCGAAGCCGGTCGGGATCTCTTCGATCACGTCCGTGCGATGGGCGACGCGGCAACGCTGATCTCAATGGCGGCGGAAGGCCATTCACAAGACGTCTCAGGAGAAGTGGCGATAACCGCAAGCGATCTCGTGGCAGTGGGAATCCTTCCTACGGTTCTGGCGCCGCTGCGGGAGAGTTCACCTGGCATTCGTCTGCGAATCG